In the Sebastes fasciatus isolate fSebFas1 chromosome 12, fSebFas1.pri, whole genome shotgun sequence genome, CGTTGTTGTTCAGGTGGTTAATGAGGTCCCCAACCCCTGCCTCGTGGGCTGCTCGCAACTCATCTGCAGTCAGGGGGGGCAACGAGGGACATGTAGTCCCAGTGCCACTGCCATCGCTATCGCTGGAAGAGCCCAGGGGCAACTGAGGCTGGAAAAGAGAGAAGGGAGTAGACAAAAAGAGATGTGAACGGTATTGAGCAAACGGAGCAGAGCAGCGCTACAAAGGCAACAACATAGTTTCTTTCAGCCTGAGAGATCTGTTGCTTTTCTAAAGTCATTCCACTCATTTTGGGGGATATATATAAtcccctctctttcctcccaaATGAACCACTCAAGTTATTCTCTGCTTCTCGCTCCTCaccttgttgagctgcagtctCCCATCAGCCATTAATTCTTTGACGGCCTCCTCTGCTGCCAGCTGGCGGGCTGCCTTCTTGCTTGGAGCTGAGGACTCTGCAAACAAGTTCTCTCCAACCTTCACCCTGTACATGAACCTGAACACAGAGACGGTTAAGAAGggtgaaaagagagaaagggagagatatttatttttggttttgcAACTGAGATCATAGATTATGTCACACTTGCCTGACTTATCACATTAGAAAAACAAGAAGACGCAACCGAGTGGAGCCTGTGGTTTTTACTAGTGATCAAGACATATGCATGCAGCGTTTTTAGAAAGTGACCCGAGGAACACGTTTTTATTGTATCTACCAGCCGGCTGCCTAAAGGGATGGATCATAAACAGAAAGAGTGGTAAAGAGTGAATACACAGAGATGGTATTGTGTCTTTGTCACCTGACTACAGTACTGAGCACAGATTGAACAGAAATAGCTGATCAACTGCTTCCCTGAGGAGGAACTTGCAGTGTGGGGGAGAACAACATCCAAAAATCACAGATTCAGAGGGAGGTGAAGGGAGCCTGTACCGCGGGTCATGTGGCGGGCCAGCCTGCCCAGTGATGATGAATTCGATGGGGTTCCCGCTGCGCTGGCTGTACTCCATCAGGACAGACACCGGATTCTTCCCACCAGGCAGAGAGCGGGACAGAGGCGGGCGAGGTACCTCTGCCGTGCCCATCGCTTCCACAGTACTGGTCCCAAAAATCCCCCCCGCGCCTTCAGCTGGCGCCTGGTAGACAGGGGAGGAGACAAAAACATGTACTTCAATTAAGGCTGTATTTTTGGGTGACTGTAGTTTTGAAAACATAGCTACTGAtggggatgtcacgataccagaaatttagtagtcgataccaatagaAGTGAAAATCCATGATTCTCGATagcaattcgataccacggtaaaaaacaaaagtagaacaataaatccaatgtgcttcaacatccactcctttattactgtttgcatactggcTTTTGTTACGAGGTGAAATAGGTCATacttccctctctattatctattttatatattgctgtgaaaacatctcgttcaaacatctggatttattcaagtttctcaccgaaaactacattttacaagatgacatttgaacacatcatgataatgttagaatttaccttcgcccaatactaatttttactgaatagagcctgaatgcataatatgtaagggataatgtagagccaacgggtcattgttgtaaaagaAACTTTGACATACATACTACCCGACTACATAATCCCTCTCACTACACAGCTACTtaattaagaaatcaataatttgacacaaaaacggtccgccagtgTCCGACTTatgaactgcgcccatagcaacggtctgctatacatagcaacggtttgctataaagaaataacagaccgcagaacgccgtgattgaccaatcagaatcgagtattcaacaacggcGTGTAATAAAAGTCAATGGCATgtcccgtgttgaaatcgtcAGGACGAGAGCAAGTTAACGTTAACTGGctcctgccaatttcaacacgtATTTGTTATTCGTAATGTAGCATTATCGTTAttactgcatcccaaacacgttttctatcgtccccgggaCGATGGGACAACATTAGTCTCACACCCTGGCGGTACCctgggggcggctgtggctcagagggtagagcaggtcgtccatcAATCGGAAGGTCGGAGTTCGATctccggctgctccgggtcacatgtcgatgtgtccttgagcaagacacttaaccccaaattgctcccgaaggcatagccatcggtgtgtgaatgagtatttagattagatcctgatgagcaaagttggcaccttagcagcctctgccatcagtgtatgaatgtgtgtgtgaatgggtgaatgctgacgtgtagtgtaaagcgctttgagtggtcggaagactagaaaagcgctatataagtccaagtccatttaccatattaCCATTTTACCTGCCTTACTGTAGAAAAACCGTACCgtcacattttctgaattttggcatcgacttggtccCGAAGTATCAGTTatggtgacatccctagttactGATGTATTCAAACTTTTTATCAGGGttgcaaaataatcacaaacaAAATGTTGGCCTCCCCATCCTCTTAAACTTGACTGATGTATACTGACTCTGCTGTTTACAGTGTCTGCTCTGATGCATTAAATGTAGTGCTCTCTACTCACATGTGACCAATCTCAGGTGTTTAAAGCCAGATCTGGCAGTCTTTAGACGGCCGATGGTGGCTTATTTACGCACATTCAAACTTACAGTGGTTTCTGGAAGTATATCCATCACTTGGTCCACGCCGACTGCATTTCCCTCGTCCCCCGTGCTCGGCCCACCCTGCATCTCTCCGATGAGAATGCGCAGGGTGGCCGCGGCAGCGTCCTTTTTTGCAACCTTCTTACTGGGAGCTTCTGCGACAGGGAACAGCCTCCCGTTGAGCATCACCTGCATACGGAAtctgacagagggagagaaaacataCAGATGAGACACAGTGATCTGCCAATACATGATTAACTGAGCAGCTACAGTTTTCCAAGACTACTGTTTTGCATAACAAGCAAtgtgattttcatttttaagtGACAGCATCGTGTGTCTTCATTAAGGCAGATTTATTTCTTACAAACTTTGAATCGATAGGTTTGTCACCAGGTGCATTACAGAAGGTAACAAACATGTGGAAGTAGAAACAGAAAATTCTGCATTTCACTTAATGAGAAAACAGATATCACTTCAACACCCCAAATTTGTAAAGTTGATATATTAAGTTATATTAACTTatatttagggatgcactgatccatctttttctttcctgaTATCTCAACTAAGAGCATCTGCTAATATGGATTTCTGCTCTCGTAACAGTGCTCTGTTTTTGCCAAATTTAAAATTTACATGGAACTAATTTGTTCAATTTAATAAGAGATTCCTGTGGCACTGAAAATTGAATCTGTGGCATGCCGTGACTTAATGACTGTGGATTGGTCAATACCTGATCCACTTTGTAAGGTCAGTATTGGCCACAGCTAGGTTTCAACATTACAGCATGAATACACAGACAATGATCACAGATTCATTTACTTTACTCAATTAAAACTTTATAGTAACAAACACTACGTGACTAACCTTGGGTCGTGAGAGGGTCCTGACTGGTCGAGGAGCAGGAACTCACAGTTATGGCCCAGATACTGGGCGTACTCCATGAGGCCGCTGACGGGGTTCTTCAGCCTCACCTCCTGTAGTTTGGCCCACAGGTTCTGGGGAGGTGGAGCAGCCAGCGACACAGCTACAGTTCCCACGGAGTTGGCCTGCTCTGCTGCCAGTTTCCCAGCGTCCGTCTCTCTGCGAATGGCGTTGAGGAATTCTGGGATGTCGTCAGTGGCCCATTGTCCTTCATTGGTCTCTTCGTCTTTACATGTGGTAAGGGATGGGGGCTTGAGGGCGGATTGGGACTTAAAAAGGGTAAAAGCAGAGGTAAAGGGTTAATAAAATCAAGGTAGAAGTCCAAGTCTGGTAGCCTTAACTGAATGCATCCAGTAAAAAGACACTTCACATCTACCAGCTTTTCTCTCTTAAAGTAGTAGTTCAACAATTCACATGCAAACCCTCACGTCTGTCCGGTAATCATAAGGTTACTGCCGGCCCTGTTAGttaaatgaaaatacaaagTACAGATATTGTGCCTACCGCTTCACTATGACTTTGCTCTGGCATCCAACCCTCCGGGAGCGGCAGTGGCTCGAGACCTGGTATTGTAGGTATTGGTGAAGACGGCTGGAAGATagaccctcctccctcctcatctCTACCGGGTTCCCGCTCAGCGCGGGGGCTCATTGCGGCTTTAATGCTCCTTTCCATCCTCTCTCTGCGGTGGGTGGAGAGCTCCCAGATGGGAGGGTTAACTTCACCATTCTTAACGACTTCACCTTGTTTCTCCAGCAAGTAGAGGGTGGGATTGACCTGCTTAGTACCCCTAAGACCCAGATTTTTGGCTATGACAAGAGCACTAGCCTCCCCTGAAATCAGCAGGTACTTCAGAACTAGCTCCCTCTGTTCTGCCATCGCGGGAAGCGCAAGTTGCGGATCAGGTGAGCTGGTAGTGATGGGATGTTGTTTCACCTGGTGCTGACCAGGGACCTGGGATTTTTCAGAGCCAAATGACTCTGAAGAGGAGCAGTAAGAGGAACTGGATTCTGTGTCAGAGTCCTCTTCTTCGCCTTGTCCCCTGTtttctgctgtttctgtttttagCTCAACCTTGGCTTCAGGATCTGGAGGGTGTCCTGAGCTGACACACAGATGGGAGGGTGGACTCTGTACTATAGAGTGTTGATCTTTCTCGCCTCCGAGAGCTTCTCTGTAAAGACTCCACTCGGGAGGAAGGAGTCCTTGCTTGGAGGCTTTCTGCGAGCGCTCCAAAGAGTAGAGGGCCTTGTTGACTATCTTTTTAGGCAGATGCAGTTTTTTGGCTAACAATTTTGCAGAGATGTTCTCATTTGGCCTCAAAGCAGCCAAAACCCTGTGAACCTGGTCCTGGATGTCAGGGGTGAGAGTGATGTCAACTTTAGTGAAGCTCGACTTTGCTGAGCTGCTGGATGCAGAAGGTCTGCCGaacctttctcttcctctgttgGGCCTGTCTCGATGAAGAGACAAACTCTGAaaactgtcacacacagagtctGTCGGAGCGCGCCACGGTCTGTTGGAGTACTGGTTGTGGTGTGTACCTTGTAACTGGTTTCTGGCTCCTGGGTGTACAAAACTCTGGTCCTGACTATACCCCCCTCTACCCCTTGGGCTGCTGTTGGGGTATGATGAATATCTACTGTAGCCTGACTGGGGCTGGTATGAGGAACTGGGCAGCCTGTCGGGTACCACTCCCGCTCCCCCTCCACGTGGACTAACTCTGAACTGTGGCGCCTCGGAGCTCTGTCCTCTCAGGAATTCTGCCTGTTGGTACTGAAAGGAATTGGGAGCAAAATTGGGACCGTGATTCTGATGATGTGAGCTGTTGAGGTCCTCTGGTTTAGGGGCCAGGTTATTGTGCTTTGGTACGGGCGGAGCAGAAGGGTTGAGAGAAGGAGCTGGGGGTGGTTGTATGGGCGCTACGGGACAGGCAGGGCTGTTGTAGTAACTTGAATACGGGCTCTGCTGTGGGCCAGCTCTAGGGTAGAGTGGGGCTGCGCCAGGTCTGTAATAATTCTCCTTGGCATGGAAGTCGGGTGGTGGATACCTGTGGAAGTGTTCTTTGTAAGGCCCTCCTCTACCTCTGCTCATAGCGCAGGGGTTGAGCGCGAAGGGGGCCGGTGCAGCTTGATGTGCAGCTCCTGTGTGAGTGTACGTCCTCTAGCACAAACAGCAGACCCTGATGGAGAGTCAGGGCAGGCCAATTGCAGCAGAGCACCTGAAATACAAACAAAGGACAATGTCAGGAGAAAGAAATAACTATAAGATAATTGAATGGAGTAAAAatgagcagcagcatggagggtAAGAGACACTGTTGTTCCAGTCAATAACACAAGTTCAAACACCTGCTGGCAAATCTCCAACCTGCTCAAGTGTCCTTGGATAAGTCAGTGACACTATACCAGCATCAAGGACATGATCCTAAGCTCTTCTTGAATTGTAGTATAAAATATACAGCGGACAATGAAATATCTGggtattatgaaaaaaaaaaattaggatTACGTGCAGAGGATAAGTTGTAATGTACACCAACACCGTCAACGCTGCTGTGTATATCTTTGGATTATACCCTAGCCAGTCTACAAGGATACTGCAGGGTGACATACTGTCTCCCCCAGTCACACTGAAACTTAATCCCAAGGTAAAAGGATGGTGATTAATAATTCAGAACTTCTTGTGactattctgttttatttctggCCTTACAAATTATTGCTGGATCTGGATCCATAGCGGATAGGAAAAGTGAGACACTGATGCAGGCAAAAAGGACACTTCCAAGGACACAAGAGAACGTAAAGGGCCGCCTGTCAGTGACAAGCTGTGGACAGAAAATCATGCAGCTGACGTCCTGCTGACTATAATGAGAAGGTTTTGCGGAGCTAGGTTTATTCcttcctccaaaaaaaaaaaaaaacacatattgaaAACATTCAATGAGTACAAATGTAGATCCTGAACTGCATAGTCCAGAATATCCTTCTATGGTACAACATACATTGATTCAGCCTCAAGTGTCATATCTGACAACATTCAATAATGTCTATATCACAGTGAGACTGACAACAAGGAGACACCTGACAAGGAGTCAGGTTTCATCCCCTGTGGCCCCGTCAGCATCACTGGTCTGCCTTATTGAGCTGAGCAGGCCCGAACACCGCCACATTAATAGAGAACACCATAGTGTTGGTTCATCACAGTAATAGGGGCCGACAGGGCCGGCAGCCCAGGGGCCAAACGCGGCTGGAGCTGACTCATCTTGACCCTGATGCAAGGCAACAGTTGACAGCCAAAATaacaactgtttttttcagAATCCACTGACAATTATGCGCCTCTTGGTTTGAGCCTGGGGAGAAGCACGGGCAACATTTGACAACTCATGAATCAACTTTTTTTGCGCACTTCATGCTGTTGTTATGTCAAGACACAGCAAAACACCATGAATGCACAGTCTGATGTTCAAAGTgacctcttcctctccatcacTGACACCTCTGTGTCCATTGTCAAGTTATCAGTGCAGAAAGGTTAAAGCtgtagtgggtagaaatggagcaaatatgatttaaaaaagttatttttataaaacagtcactatatcatgacagtagtgcatgagacaggtaatctaaattattattttttttttaaaatcatgtgcctctgtgtccttcggtgctcctaatggcatctgcaagatttcacagaccaaaggaaaacaaccaatcggagccgagctgcagcctgctgtctctgagcagctgtcaatcacttgcaaactccgatcaaacggtcaaactaggcagcgctgaacaaatatgaatcaatattctgttactgtaatgcctatttctctcctcaaatgttttcagaaacatcttgtagtgtactgtttagctgtaaaattagaaagtttgtaacCCGGTAGCCAATGTTGAGATAAgttggagcacagccaataggaacgctcaatgggaacgctctctctctgaaataagattgtgattggtcaaagtctcctgtcacaggctagattttttttaaagcctgaaatcagagccatcaggaggtgcagaagtctagttttctctcagaacacttttgcccaatgatgcaaaaaaaacaaaaacgttctgcctactgaagctttaaacctGGTACACGCTCCGTATCCAGTGCACACATCTTCACTTGTGCATTCAACACACCACATTTCAGGCCCAGTGGGCTCACAGAGTATTGTGAATCTCACCTACAGTAGGTCAAATGAAAGTAGaagcagagagggaaaaaaggtGGGAGGTTTCAACGTTGCTGCTCCTGTAGCCTCCAAATGATGAAAGGACTTTCACCGAGAATCACgcaaatttaaaataatagcAATTTACAAATCACGAATCACAGAGTAAACACGTTTGTAGATTGTTAAAGATGCTATTTGGAAAACGGGAAAAATAGGTTTCAAACGCAGAGTCTTCCGCTTTCGATGAGCCAGGTCCTTTATTCTGTAGCTTCCACAATGAAAAGACCAGCGATGTCCCTCGCTTATATATGCTGTAAAAACACGTTGCTAACTATCGCACCACGAAATTGAGAGGATTATACAGCGCATGGTCCGTGGTAAGGAAAGGGAAACAGACTCGAGTTAAGTTTCGATTTCATTTCTCCCACTCTAAGTTAGGTTTCCATTGTTGGCCACGTGACCAGCAGAGGCGCAACGAGGGCAGAGAGACTGATGCACAGACACATACAGATGGGCAGAAGTGTCTATACATGACCAAAACAAAGTAATAAACGTATGGTGTCTCTGCAGTCCACCTCAAAAACAATCAATGTGTTGGTACTGTGGAGCTGCAAGGACATCCTCTCTTGAAAGCATGCTGTATACACAGTAGACTGAGGCAGAGGAGACAGACATCACATGCTCAGATCAGATTctcacattaaaaataaaacagaggtTGAGAGAATGATGGAGACTGATAGTAATGTAATACATTTTGGGGGAGATACAAATATCACAGTAAAACGTTGATATCTTGTTACAGGTTGTGATgggatgaaaaagaaaagaaaaagtaaaagtactataaGGTGAAGGTCACTAAAACAAGACACATGTTGTGTCTGTAGGGAACAATATAGCCCCTTTTCACACATGGATTTAGTAAAACACTCACATCACAGCCAAACCTTACTTCATCAGTGTCCTGGAAGTGATTTCCCACCATTTATGTTTCAGTAAAATGCGCCAAACTCAGTATAGGTATAAGATCAAATCTGCTATTTCCAGTATAAATGTACCAAGCTgcattaagataagataagatattcctttattagtcccgcagtggggaaatttgcagtgtacagcagcaaagggcatagtgcaaaaaacaagatgcatcagctaacacgtAGCGTCatgatatatctatatatatctatatatatagatatatatagatatatatatataaacagtctAGACAGTTTCACATTTGTGTATCATCGCAAACTTAATGTGGAGGACACAAACTCTGCTGTGATGAAAAACTactatacaaaaacaaaacaaaacacattcactGATCATTTATTGTGAGGTTAACCTCCCCTTCCTCATACAAGTTAGCATCTAGCTATTTGACGCTCTGGATATATTTATCTCTGAGTTTATGTGATGCTAAAAGGAGATGGACACACTCCTGTTTTCCATTTCAAAAAAGGGTACGACTATTTTAGGAGGGTTAATATATAtctaatataatacaatacaatataatatatgtatgtatatatatataaacagtctACACTGTTTCACATTTGTGTATAAACTTAATGTGGAGGACACAAACTCTGCTATGATGAAAAAACTActatacaaaaacaaacactgaggaTTTCTTCTGAGGTTAACCTACCCTTCTTCATACAAGTTAGCATCTAGATAGGAGGGTTAATCACCCAGGGCAACGGATGAAGAAACCCAGGGCAACGGATGAAACCCAGGGCAACGGATGGAACGGATGAAACCCAGGGCAACGGATTGAGAAACCCAGGGCAACGGATGAAACTCAAAAGCCCTCGCTGTTATCTCTTCTTTGTTCTATGTGTTCTTTGAATGAACATAAAGCGTTAACTTGGAACAGCTACAGGTGAGACGTGTTGCTTAAATGTGACTCAAAACCAACGAGACACGCGTGTTTTAAGACgtctaaatgtctaaatgtGTCACGGTAAAGCCATGTTAGCGGTCTGTGTTAGCATCGTCCCTCCTCCAGCTAACGCTAGCCTGCTAGCTTGTGACTGGCAGCAGTAGCACCGCACTGGCACTGCACCATTTCCACACTATCGCCTGCAGCCCAGCCAATCCGTTATCTGCTAACGCAAACCACTCTTCAGCCAAGCCATTAACACACTTTAAACAACCTCAGCGGCTTTAGTCGGTTACCTGAACTCGCTGTGTTGTCGCCTCTTGTTGGGGCTCTTGTTGGTGGTCAGTGTTTTAATGCGGTGATAACCATGGACACAATCAAAGAACTGCTGCGCGGAGAGGTGACGCTTATTGCTTACGACCCGACACACGGCTACGAGGCGCGTGTGGATGACGTAGCAGCATTGGCAAGGTTCAAATATTTTATATCAGATGTGTCCTATCCATGATGCTTTACTGACACAGTTtgagttagatagatagatagatagatagatagatagatagatagatagatagtaactttattgatcctgagggaaattcaagtttccagcatcacagttccatagtgcaaaacatgttagtaaaaaggcagtaaaaaagttagtagtgcaaagtacaaaaaaatatataccaaatataaaaatacaaggagatgaagaaaactgttaaaactgaatatagtgcagaagagacaaTGTCAGATGTGTCCTATCCATGATGCTTTACTGTAACATTTTGAGTTAATCATATCAAGACTTAGATTTGGACACACTggactaaacagcacactatttAAAATAGGTAAACATGACACAGGTAAATGTGGTTATTGTGGACAAGAGGAAACGGTGGAGCATGTCATATTGCATTGTGAGAGatatgaggaagaaagaaggctTTTGAGTCAAGGCTTCAAAGAGATTAAAGCACACTTTGATTTAATAGATATTCTACAAAAGAACTCACTAAATGAGTGTTACAGAATATTATTGATGCTTTACAAAGCTTAAATCTTTCCTGTTGGATATCTTTACAGAGATAAACATGCTCTTAGTTTTCAACTTTCACAGTGATACTGCTGCAATGATAAGCTACAATAAGACTGGTGGCAAAGGacattaaagagggacacaaataccccacacctcacctccataccattattgacacacagtacacctgaagtgaatggactgtaattctgtgcaatatgctgccttccactgtgtaattgtctgaaatatattaattttttttttttttttaaatacttttgagagctacaagttcttttaacatggtcatggagcatatatactgtatatttgtattctgggggtatcgttccgatgcagagggtagtttagtttatttattgactacactgagggcgttttatattttaataattgatttatttattgtcttgagttgaatgtgctacttatttttgtactgtaattaccttgtgccttttctaccttttttcttttcgtAAAGCTGATTCGGTGTAAACTgatcagaattccaatgtacttataggtgcaaatggcaaataaaactatTGAATCAATGTGTTGCAAccaaaattacacatttttgtcACTCGAGCAGGGTTCTCTTCTCTGTATACTGAGAttcaaattttcttttttggctcGACCTAATAGTTCAATTCAGGGTTTACATGTTGTCAGTTTTCTCTCACAGGCCtattataaattatttatttgtataacacttttgaaaaacaaaggtttacaaagtacaaaacaaatagtgcaagattaaaaaaacaccaataaaacagcaacataataaacatctaaattaaataagtaaatataataaatacaggaCAGGAGGGGGCAGTAAATACAGTTTATATGACAAAAAAGctcatataaaaaataaatcttgaaAATATAACAGAATCAGCCATTTTAGTAAAGTAAATGGTAGGCCTAAACTCTGAAGTCCTCTGCCCCCATTAGATTTGAGTTTATTTAGACTGTTATCAATTTTCTCTGGGTTACCAGATATGTCTGTGTCGATCTGTCTCAATGGTCAGGTTGTGGTCACTCAGCCTGTATTTAGAAAATGTCTTGCtcaattttgttttatattctgTTGAGCTTCCGTTTAATGTAAATATCAAGGAATTTGTCAAGTGTTGTCAAGGGAAAATGTCTTtcaagccattttcaaagtcaTAATTGGATGTGAGTGGCACTAAATTGTCGTTATACTGAGGTAGACACCTGGCTACATCCAGTGCGCCTACACAATATATTctgtatgtttatatgtttttaaaaaaaaaataaagttatacTCTAAAAAAGACATTACAATCAGTCGGCTGTCCTTAAATTTGTGGGCATCACATATTTATTATAGGGGAGGAGAAATATGCTCATAAGTCCATaataaaaccagagagagagagagagatagagagagagagagatagagagagagggatagagagagagggtctATTCAGTTGAATTCTGACCATGTGATGAAGTGTCTTCCTCCACCATCCTCTTTGGTAAAAACAAGTCAAGGGATGTTTGTTGAACTTTGACTcacaataaatgtatttataatataGTGAGCTTTTAGGAGACCACTGATTATATCTGGCAAGCTAAAGTTTTGCACTTTGCTATCATATCCAGTGGGTGTCACCATTACTCTGTGAATACTGATGCCAGATTCTACCAGTTGCAGTAAAGAAGCAAAACAGCTTTTGAATATTGCTGGAAAAAGGGGGTCTTAGAAAAAGACAGACTGTGATACAGTAATTTAAAACTGTTGTTTGACTGATTTGAAATGTTTCCTTGTAGGCAAATAGTGTGTTTGTTATTTTGCTCCTTTTATTTCCTTCCCAAGCTTTGCTTTAAAGACACCTGGATTACTGCTGCAATATAATCCCATGAACTGGATCCATAGACTCTCTCAAAAATGCAAAGCCCCCCTTGAGATCCAACGCCAGGGGTGAAAATCAGTGAGTATGTGCACGGTGAAACAGAAGATGACTGATGTGATGACAGATATGTGCATATCAGAAAGTCTGCAGGAATTGATGAGAAGCATGAAGGGTGAATGTGAGTTGCTGGTTGGTGTATGCCCAGCTCTCAGTATCTGACTGATTCCGACACACAGCATCTCCCTCTTCAGAGGAGTATTCCTTTCACTgcatctctcactcactctgctCCCCCTCCCTTTCCACTCCTCTCCCTTCTCCGCCACTGCCGGTATCACACTCTCTccacttgtttttctacaatcTTTCTTCGTCTTCAGACCCCGCTCTCTATCTCACTCCCCCCTTTCTTCATTctccctcatcctctctctctctatttctccctcttcctccactcTTTCTCTGTTCATACAGAGGAATGCAGTATGTGGCAGG is a window encoding:
- the adar gene encoding double-stranded RNA-specific adenosine deaminase isoform X2; protein product: MSRGRGGPYKEHFHRYPPPDFHAKENYYRPGAAPLYPRAGPQQSPYSSYYNSPACPVAPIQPPPAPSLNPSAPPVPKHNNLAPKPEDLNSSHHQNHGPNFAPNSFQYQQAEFLRGQSSEAPQFRVSPRGGGAGVVPDRLPSSSYQPQSGYSRYSSYPNSSPRGRGGYSQDQSFVHPGARNQLQGTHHNQYSNRPWRAPTDSVCDSFQSLSLHRDRPNRGRERFGRPSASSSSAKSSFTKVDITLTPDIQDQVHRVLAALRPNENISAKLLAKKLHLPKKIVNKALYSLERSQKASKQGLLPPEWSLYREALGGEKDQHSIVQSPPSHLCVSSGHPPDPEAKVELKTETAENRGQGEEEDSDTESSSSYCSSSESFGSEKSQVPGQHQVKQHPITTSSPDPQLALPAMAEQRELVLKYLLISGEASALVIAKNLGLRGTKQVNPTLYLLEKQGEVVKNGEVNPPIWELSTHRRERMERSIKAAMSPRAEREPGRDEEGGGSIFQPSSPIPTIPGLEPLPLPEGWMPEQSHSEASQSALKPPSLTTCKDEETNEGQWATDDIPEFLNAIRRETDAGKLAAEQANSVGTVAVSLAAPPPQNLWAKLQEVRLKNPVSGLMEYAQYLGHNCEFLLLDQSGPSHDPRFRMQVMLNGRLFPVAEAPSKKVAKKDAAAATLRILIGEMQGGPSTGDEGNAVGVDQVMDILPETTAPAEGAGGIFGTSTVEAMGTAEVPRPPLSRSLPGGKNPVSVLMEYSQRSGNPIEFIITGQAGPPHDPRFMYRVKVGENLFAESSAPSKKAARQLAAEEAVKELMADGRLQLNKPQLPLGSSSDSDGSGTGTTCPSLPPLTADELRAAHEAGVGDLINHLNNNAVSGLLEYARARGFAAEIRLVGQSGPPHEPKFTYQAKLGGRWFPPVCASNKKQGKQEAADAALRVLIGEAERAARTGELIPAELPVSGSTLHDQIAMLSHQRFNALTTRIQHSLLGRKILATIVMRRGEGLGTVVSLGTGNRCVKGEELSLKGDTVNDCHAEIISRRGFVRFLYIELLKHYDGTEDSIFEDAEKNKLQIKSDITFHLYISTAPCGDGALFDKSCSESGDEIEGHQPLFENAKQGKLRTKVENGEGTIPVESSAIVPTWDGIQHGERLRTMSCSDKILRWNVLGLQGALLTHFLHPIYLKSITLGYLYSHGHLTRAVCCRLARDGDAFTQSLPFPFMLNHPEVGRVSVYDSTRHTGKTKESSVNWSFPDQHSVEVLDGTKGKLDGNKMSVSRVSKSNLFCLFRSLCQRCGRTELLNLPSYAQAKISAQSFQLAKQQFFRALSGHGYGAWIVHQ